The Acropora muricata isolate sample 2 unplaced genomic scaffold, ASM3666990v1 scaffold_703, whole genome shotgun sequence genome has a segment encoding these proteins:
- the LOC136906213 gene encoding uncharacterized protein — translation MVENGARHPLASTDQLYIPRSSGGRGLKSVESEYKLIKIKAAVKLCANADPTLKLVREFEERAVEKGRRSMLKDASGFARELGIELELEHPEPVGRTENGELIDKKKIGVFAKKALYTKRRQGIEEQSWQGKLVANQWQDEQLDRSCFSLLCEWRTAPTYTIAALEELYQQVLPTKVYSTKKAKTSGDLDVRCRLCGKGQESVAHVLAGCSALAQTAYLTRHNAAFKILFFELLRDHGLVETVHPWYSPSQPKPIYEGDRVTAYWDVPVFADQTEVRANRIDGRIVNKARKTVTLLEMCCPWVDNRDHKDEEKTIKLRPASSRAQETVPGF, via the coding sequence ATGGTAGAGAATGGTGCGAGACATCCCTTGGCTTCCACAGACCAGCTTTACATCCCTAGGAGCTCAGGTGGACGAGGACTCAAGTCAGTAGAATCTGAGTATAAATTAATTAAGATCAAGGCTGCGGTTAAATTGTGTGCAAATGCAGACCCAACGTTAAAGCTGGTACGAGAGTTTGAAGAGAGGGCTGTCGAAAAGGGGCGACGTTCTATGCTGAAGGACGCGAGCGGTTTCGCAAGGGAGCTTGGGATTGAGCTCGAATTAGAACACCCAGAGCCAGTTGGCCGGACAGAAAACGGGGAACTGATTGATAAAAAGAAGATcggagtgtttgctaagaaagCCTTGTACACTAAGCGTCGCCAGGGGATCGAAGAACAGAGTTGGCAAGGCAAGTTAGTGGCCAATCAGTGGCAAGATGAGCAGCTCGACAGGAGCTGTTTCTCACTATTGTGTGAATGGAGAACTGCTCCCACTTACACAATAGCAGCACTTGAGGAGTTATACCAACAGGTCCTCCCGACAAAGGTCTATAGCACTAAAAAAGCTAAGACAAGCGGTGACTTGGATGTGAGGTGTCGACTATGCGGGAAGGGACAGGAGAGTGTGGCACATGTGCTAGCAGGGTGTAGTGCGCTTGCTCAGACTGCGTACCTTACTAGGCACAACGCAGCATTTAAGATCCTCTTTTTCGAGCTATTGAGGGATCATGGGCTTGTTGAAACGGTACATCCATGGTATTCACCCTCCCAACCCAAACCTATCTATGAGGGAGACAGGGTGACTGCTTACTGGGATGTTCCAGTTTTTGCAGACCAGACGGAAGTCAGGGCCAACAGGATAGACGGTCGGATAGTGAACAAGGCGCGCAAGACGGTAACACTACTGGAGATGTGCTGCCCATGGGTAGACAATCGGGACCACAAAGACGAGGAGAAGACCATAAAATTACGCCCCGCTTCGTCTAGAGCTCAAGAGACAGTACCCGGGTTTTAA
- the LOC136906214 gene encoding uncharacterized protein — MSKKCGWRGLRSVETIYKEIKIKAAMKLYYNPDPSMEAVRLFEEKSVRGGRHSAIKDARRYAEELGLHLKLEYPEPMCVTDDGKEVNGKKVKGCIAKARQEEVRAKVKEEKWQGKMICNRWEDVHLEQGDCFAWLSCWKAAPTHVVVGIQELYQQLLPTKVFYHRKVGTSGSGEERCRVCGKATESVPHILAGCGALAQTLYLARHNNALKILFLQVIRALDLVTSEVPWFSKIQPKPMYENERAIAYWDIPLYADNTHVKTYRIDATIVDKENKKVSVIEMSCPWIENREEKDAEKTTKYRPLRWELEQRYPDYRVTQFNIIVDVLGGYSRDVRKALKELVRDKSDTIALQIQKSVITSSLNIARRFKLLK; from the coding sequence ATGAGTAAGAAGTGTGGGTGGAGAGGATTAAGATCGGTAGAGACAATATACAAGGAGATCAAGATCAAGGCGGCTATGAAGCTCTACTATAACCCCGACCCATCTATGGAGGCAGTGAGATTGTTTGAAGAGAAGTCAGTGAGAGGAGGGCGGCACTCAGCTATCAAGGATGCAAGAAGGTATGCGGAGGAGTTGGGACTTCACCTCAAACTAGAGTACCCGGAACCAATGTGCGTCACCGACGACGGTAAAGAAGTAAATGGGAAGAAGGTTAAGGGCTGCATAGCTAAGGCGCGCCAGGAAGAAGTCCGAGCTAAAGTGAAGGAAGAAAAGTGGCAGGGGAAGATGATCTGTAACAGATGGGAGGACGTGCACTTAGAACAAGGAGATTGCTTTGCTTGGCTTAGTTGTTGGAAAGCGGCACCCACGCATGTGGTTGTTGGTATACAAGAACTTTACCAACAGCTACTTCCAACAAAGGTTTTTTATCATAGAAAGGTGGGGACAAGTGGCAGCGGAGAGGAAAGGTGTCGAGTGTGTGGGAAGGCAACAGAGAGTGTACCACATATCCTAGCAGGTTGTGGGGCATTAGCCCAGACGTTGTATTTGGCAAGACACAACAACGCTCTTAAGATTTTATTTCTTCAAGTGATCAGAGCGCTGGACCTAGTTACATCAGAGGTTCCTTGGTTTTCGAAGATCCAACCTAAGCCTATGTATGAAAATGAGAGGGCGATAGCATATTGGGACATTCCCTTGTATGCAGATAACACGCACGTAAAGACGTATAGGATCGACGCTACCATCGTGGACAAGGAGAATAAGAAAGTATCGGTGatagagatgagctgcccctGGATTGAAAACAGGGAGGAGAAAGATGCCGAGAAGACAACAAAGTATCGGCCATTACGTTGGGAACTCGAGCAGAGATATCCTGACTATCGTGTGACGCAGTTCAATATTATCGTGGATGTACTCGGAGGGTACTCAAGAGATGTCAGAAAAGCTCTTAAAGAACTAGTGAGAGATAAAAGCGACACAATAGCTCTGCAGATACAGAAGTCTGTCATCACAAGCTCACTTAATATTGCGAGGCGCTTTAAGCTTTTGAAATAA